From Corvus cornix cornix isolate S_Up_H32 chromosome 1A, ASM73873v5, whole genome shotgun sequence, a single genomic window includes:
- the SERHL2 gene encoding serine hydrolase-like protein 2, producing MFSELKFPVPWGHVAAKAWGPSEGHPVLCLHGWLDNANTFDKLIPLLPRGCYYVAMDFSGHGLSSHRPAGSPYHFLDYVTDVRRVAAALQWRRFTLMGHSMGGAVAAMFCFLYPEMVDKLILLETLGFLLAPEDTEAWLKSKRKVIDRLLSLEAKQQTPKARSPEAALQRLLEANSHLTAEGGAILLQRGATETPAGLVYNRDMRARTQSREFFTVEQCVKLLQKIQDRVLIIVSQDGLLVPHNLPSRNDFVKALQEAFESTLKEHIQLVEVPGSHFVHLNEPEVVSGIISNFLTAQNTRARL from the exons ATGTTCTCGGAATTGAaattccctgtgccctggggacATGTGGCAGCCAAGGCCTGGGGACCCTCGGAGGGACAccctgtgctgtgtttgcatGGCTGGTTGGACAATGCCAACACCTTTGACAAGCTTATTCCACTGCTCCCCAGAG GTTGTTACTATGTGGCAATGGATTTTTCTGGCCATGGTTTGTCGTCCCACCGACCTGCAGGCTCCCCCTACCATTTCCTAGATTACGTGACCGACGTGCGCCGGGTGGCAGCAG CCTTGCAGTGGAGACGGTTCACCCTGATGGGTCACAGTATGG gtggggctgtggcagcaaTG ttttgtttcctttatcCTGAGATGGTGGACAAGCTGATCCTGCTGGAAACTCTTGGCTTTCTTCTGGCTCCAGAG GACACTGAGGCATGGCTGAAATCTAAAAGGAAGGTGATTGACAGATTACTGAGTCTGGAGGCAAAGCAGCAAACCCCCAAGGCACGGAGCCCCGAAGCAGCATTGCAGAG GCTCTTAGAAGCAAACAGCCATCTGACAGCAGAAGGTGGGGCAATCCTGCTGCAGCGAGGAGCAACTGAGACACCCGCTG ggctggTGTATAACAGAGACATGAGAGCCCGTACG CAGAGTCGAGAGTTCTTCACGGTGGAGCAGTGTGTGAAGCTCCTGCAGAAGATCCAGGACCGTGTTCTCATCATTGT ATCACAAGATGGACTCTTGGTACCGCACAACCTGCCCAGCAGAAATGACTTTGTGAAAGCCCTGCAGGAGGCATTCGAGTCTACCCTCAAAGAG CACATCCAGCTAGTAGAGGTGCCTGGGAGTCATTTTGTGCACCTGAACGAGCCCGAGGTGGTATCTGGGATCATCAGCAACTTCCTGACAGCACAGAACACCAGGGCCAGACTCtag
- the RRP7A gene encoding ribosomal RNA-processing protein 7 homolog A isoform X1, whose translation MAAATARAAGAAPPGYTALAVKFAERQRSPHCLLVKEHQVREGADTAHPPRRTLFVLNVPPYCGPDSLSRLFSRCGHVQSVDICDKPGPGEKKDKLTSKFFDHKTVKGFQVAYVVFRKPAGVQAAKALSQEGPLLISTESHPVKTGISKWIASYEASIVDPKELKAEVDAYMQDYDKKMAEEEAKAAKEEGVPDEEGWVKVTRKGRKPGLPRTEAANLRVLEKEKQKRARKELLNFYAWQHRESKREHIAQLRKKFEEDKQRIALMRAQRKFRPY comes from the exons ATGGCGGCCGCCACGGCGCgtgcggcgggagcggcgccgcCGGGGTACACGG CTCTGGCGGTGAAGTTCGCGGAGCGGCAGCGCTCGCCTCACTGCCTGCTGGTGAAGGAGCACCAGGTGCGGGAAGGGGCCGACACCGCGCACCCGCCTCGCCGCACGCTCTTCGTCCTCAACGTGCCCCCATACTGCGGCCCG GACTCTCTGTCTAGGCTGTTCTCTCGCTGCGGGCATGTGCAGTCTGTGGACATCTGCGACAAGCCAGGgccaggagagaaaaaagataaaCTGACGTCCAAATTCTTCGACCACAAAACTGTAAAG ggaTTTCAAGTAGCATACGTGGTGTTCAGGAAACCAGCAGGTGTCCAGGCAGCCAAGGCTCTATCACAGGAAGGTCCCTTACTAATATCAACAGAGAGCCATCCTGTGAAAACCGGCATTAGCA AGTGGATCGCCAGCTATGAGGCCTCCATCGTGGATCCAAAGGAGCTGAAGGCTGAGGTGGATGCCTACATGCAAGACTATGATAAAAAGATGGCAGAG GAAGAAGCCAAAGCAGCCAAGGAGGAGGGTGTTCCAGATGAGGAGGGCTGGGTGAAGGTGACACGGAAGGGCCGGAAGCCTGGCCTGCCCCGGACAGAGGCCGCCAACCTGCGggtgctggagaaggagaaacagaaaagggcCCGAAAAGAGCTGCTCAATTTCTATGCCTGGCAGCATCGTGAGAGCAAGAGAGAGC ACATTGCCCAGTTGAGGAAGAAATTTGAGGAGGACAAGCAGAGGATCGCACTGATGCGAGCCCAGCGCAAGTTTCGGCCATACTAG
- the RRP7A gene encoding ribosomal RNA-processing protein 7 homolog A isoform X2 yields the protein MAAATARAAGAAPPGYTALAVKFAERQRSPHCLLVKEHQVREGADTAHPPRRTLFVLNVPPYCGPDSLSRLFSRCGHVQSVDICDKPGPGEKKDKLTSKFFDHKTVKGFQVAYVVFRKPAGVQAAKALSQEGPLLISTESHPVKTGISKWIASYEASIVDPKELKAEVDAYMQDYDKKMAEEEAKAAKEEGVPDEEGWVKVTRKGRKPGLPRTEAANLRVLEKEKQKRARKELLNFYAWQHRESKREHIAQLRKKFEEDKQRIALMRAQRKFRPY from the exons ATGGCGGCCGCCACGGCGCgtgcggcgggagcggcgccgcCGGG GTACACGG CTCTGGCGGTGAAGTTCGCGGAGCGGCAGCGCTCGCCTCACTGCCTGCTGGTGAAGGAGCACCAGGTGCGGGAAGGGGCCGACACCGCGCACCCGCCTCGCCGCACGCTCTTCGTCCTCAACGTGCCCCCATACTGCGGCCCG GACTCTCTGTCTAGGCTGTTCTCTCGCTGCGGGCATGTGCAGTCTGTGGACATCTGCGACAAGCCAGGgccaggagagaaaaaagataaaCTGACGTCCAAATTCTTCGACCACAAAACTGTAAAG ggaTTTCAAGTAGCATACGTGGTGTTCAGGAAACCAGCAGGTGTCCAGGCAGCCAAGGCTCTATCACAGGAAGGTCCCTTACTAATATCAACAGAGAGCCATCCTGTGAAAACCGGCATTAGCA AGTGGATCGCCAGCTATGAGGCCTCCATCGTGGATCCAAAGGAGCTGAAGGCTGAGGTGGATGCCTACATGCAAGACTATGATAAAAAGATGGCAGAG GAAGAAGCCAAAGCAGCCAAGGAGGAGGGTGTTCCAGATGAGGAGGGCTGGGTGAAGGTGACACGGAAGGGCCGGAAGCCTGGCCTGCCCCGGACAGAGGCCGCCAACCTGCGggtgctggagaaggagaaacagaaaagggcCCGAAAAGAGCTGCTCAATTTCTATGCCTGGCAGCATCGTGAGAGCAAGAGAGAGC ACATTGCCCAGTTGAGGAAGAAATTTGAGGAGGACAAGCAGAGGATCGCACTGATGCGAGCCCAGCGCAAGTTTCGGCCATACTAG